A single genomic interval of Nocardioides palaemonis harbors:
- a CDS encoding GNAT family N-acetyltransferase — translation MHTTTRRLLPDDAATTAALMSRIEADHPTGFCLSPDEVVEVMEHLPGSVLLGAHDGEELVGYAAVLPGTPHDTGQRTVLYGDVDPGRLGEGIGTDLLAAALDVARSIHAEQAPHLPARYASQALAGRDDQADLLRAAGMVPGRHAFLMRAPLQGPGADLPVPSDLVVETFDPAVAEELRAAHNVAFADYPDWSPADADYWQAFMVRATHARHDLSLVARDPDGRVAGYVFAHEYAVPMAPGPGREAYVPYVGTVPDQRGRGLATALLAAVLDRCRAAGFDRVTLNVDTANPTGALGIYERAGFAEVYRQDFYKLEEPAAG, via the coding sequence GTGCACACCACCACGCGCCGGCTGCTCCCCGACGACGCCGCGACGACCGCCGCGCTGATGTCGCGGATCGAGGCCGACCACCCGACCGGCTTCTGCCTGTCGCCCGACGAGGTGGTCGAGGTGATGGAGCACCTGCCCGGGAGCGTCCTGCTCGGCGCCCACGACGGCGAGGAGCTCGTCGGCTACGCGGCGGTGCTGCCGGGGACGCCGCACGACACGGGCCAGCGGACGGTCCTCTACGGCGACGTCGACCCCGGCAGGCTCGGCGAGGGGATCGGCACCGACCTGCTCGCCGCGGCGCTCGACGTGGCGCGGTCGATCCACGCGGAGCAGGCGCCGCACCTGCCCGCGCGCTACGCCAGCCAGGCGCTCGCCGGTCGGGACGACCAGGCCGACCTGCTGCGCGCGGCCGGGATGGTGCCCGGCCGGCACGCCTTCCTCATGCGCGCCCCGCTCCAGGGTCCCGGCGCCGACCTGCCCGTGCCGTCCGACCTCGTCGTCGAGACGTTCGACCCGGCCGTCGCCGAGGAGCTCCGCGCGGCGCACAACGTGGCCTTCGCCGACTACCCGGACTGGAGCCCCGCCGACGCCGACTACTGGCAGGCGTTCATGGTGCGCGCGACCCACGCCCGCCACGACCTCTCCCTGGTCGCGCGGGACCCGGACGGACGGGTCGCGGGCTACGTCTTCGCCCACGAGTACGCCGTGCCGATGGCGCCCGGCCCGGGACGCGAGGCCTACGTGCCCTACGTCGGCACCGTCCCGGACCAGCGGGGGCGCGGTCTCGCGACGGCGCTGCTCGCCGCGGTCCTCGACCGGTGCCGGGCGGCCGGCTTCGACCGGGTGACCCTCAACGTCGACACCGCCAATCCCACCGGCGCCCTCGGGATCTACGAGCGGGCCGGGTTCGCGGAGGTCTACCGCCAGGACTTCTACAAGCTCGAGGAACCCGCGGCCGGCTGA
- a CDS encoding uridine kinase family protein — translation MPSDPVRVAADVAERLLASPPTLGPGRLVCVDGPAGSGKTTLADALARALPGATLVHCDELLQGWRGLPGLAATVEQLLIPLADGRESEWRRWDWAADGWAETHPVGPGGVLVLEGVGCWSPAIAHLVGVLVWVEAGSDLRLRRGIARDGEQMRAHWEQWRLDEDALFAELATREHADLVVDTEGSAQPAAGSSSL, via the coding sequence GTGCCTTCTGACCCCGTCCGGGTCGCCGCCGACGTCGCGGAGCGCCTGCTGGCCAGCCCGCCCACCCTCGGGCCGGGCCGACTGGTCTGCGTCGACGGACCCGCCGGCTCCGGGAAGACGACGCTCGCCGACGCGCTGGCGCGCGCCCTCCCCGGCGCGACCCTCGTGCACTGCGACGAGCTGCTGCAGGGGTGGCGCGGGCTCCCGGGCCTCGCCGCCACCGTCGAGCAGCTGCTCATCCCCCTGGCCGACGGGCGCGAGAGCGAGTGGCGCCGGTGGGACTGGGCGGCCGACGGGTGGGCCGAGACGCACCCCGTCGGCCCGGGCGGCGTGCTGGTCCTCGAGGGCGTGGGCTGCTGGTCGCCCGCCATCGCCCACCTCGTGGGCGTGCTGGTCTGGGTCGAGGCGGGCTCCGACCTGCGGCTGCGACGCGGCATCGCCCGCGACGGCGAGCAGATGCGGGCCCACTGGGAGCAGTGGCGCCTCGACGAGGACGCGCTGTTCGCAGAGCTCGCGACGCGCGAGCACGCCGACCTCGTGGTCGACACCGAGGGATCGGCTCAGCCGGCCGCGGGTTCCTCGAGCTTGTAG
- a CDS encoding amino acid deaminase/aldolase, whose product MSDAYVERNRLWSRLGAAVASLPEPPPTPIAVVDLDAFDANASDLVRRAGGKPIRVASKSLRVPALITRALAHDGFSGVLAFTVAEALWLHETGVSDDIVVAYPSVDAAALARLTASPSAAAAITLMIDDVAHLDAVDATRSSRAVPVRIALDLDAGLRLGGQHIGPKRSPLFDTADVVALARRVVERDGFRLVGVMTYEGQVAGVQDDVPDQRTRSLLVRRLKQASMAQLEVRRREIADALAALADLVFWNGGGSGSVEATAADGAVTEIAAGSGLLVPGIFDHYASFDPRPAAYFGLRVTRKPTPEMATVHGGGLIASGATGADRSPVPWAPPGLHLTGLEGAGEVQTPLTGHPAALLAIGDLVWFRHAKSGELFEHVRDVHLVRGESVTEVVPSYRGCDRAF is encoded by the coding sequence GTGAGCGACGCCTACGTCGAGCGCAACCGCCTGTGGTCGCGTCTCGGCGCCGCCGTGGCGAGCCTGCCCGAGCCACCGCCGACGCCGATCGCGGTCGTCGACCTCGACGCCTTCGACGCCAACGCCTCCGACCTCGTCCGCCGCGCCGGCGGCAAGCCGATCCGGGTCGCGTCCAAGTCCCTGCGCGTCCCGGCCCTCATCACCCGCGCCCTGGCCCACGACGGCTTCTCGGGGGTGCTCGCCTTCACGGTGGCCGAGGCCCTGTGGCTGCACGAGACCGGCGTCAGCGACGACATCGTGGTCGCCTACCCCAGCGTCGACGCCGCCGCGCTCGCCCGCCTGACCGCCTCCCCGTCCGCCGCTGCGGCGATCACGCTCATGATCGACGACGTCGCGCACCTCGACGCGGTCGACGCCACCCGCTCCTCGCGCGCCGTGCCCGTACGGATCGCCCTCGACCTCGACGCCGGGCTGCGCCTCGGCGGCCAGCACATCGGGCCGAAGCGCTCCCCGCTCTTCGACACCGCCGACGTGGTCGCCCTCGCCCGTCGGGTCGTCGAGCGCGACGGCTTCCGCCTCGTCGGGGTGATGACCTACGAGGGCCAGGTCGCGGGTGTCCAGGACGACGTGCCCGACCAGCGCACCAGGTCGCTGCTCGTCCGGCGCCTGAAGCAGGCCTCGATGGCCCAGCTCGAGGTGCGGCGGCGCGAGATCGCCGACGCGCTCGCCGCGCTCGCCGACCTCGTGTTCTGGAACGGCGGCGGGTCCGGGTCGGTCGAGGCGACGGCCGCGGACGGTGCGGTCACCGAGATCGCCGCGGGCTCGGGCCTCCTCGTCCCCGGCATCTTCGACCACTACGCGTCCTTCGACCCGCGCCCCGCGGCGTACTTCGGCCTGCGGGTCACCCGGAAGCCGACCCCGGAGATGGCGACCGTCCACGGCGGCGGCCTCATCGCCAGCGGTGCGACCGGCGCCGACCGCTCCCCCGTGCCGTGGGCGCCGCCGGGCCTCCACCTGACCGGCCTCGAGGGGGCCGGCGAGGTGCAGACGCCGCTGACCGGCCACCCGGCCGCGCTGCTCGCCATCGGCGACCTGGTGTGGTTCCGCCACGCCAAGTCCGGCGAGCTGTTCGAGCACGTGCGCGACGTCCACCTGGTGCGCGGGGAGTCCGTCACCGAGGTGGTCCCGTCCTACCGCGGGTGCGACCGTGCCTTCTGA
- a CDS encoding SseB family protein: MHHDDSESLVRTIPDPGFADDTGAADEHLAAVLAGHASGAASSAEVLAVLQDARLLVPVVAVLGEVEVDEQGLAHDKSSDMAAVLVRAADGSTGLLAFTATGTMARWDPQARPVPVSARTAATAAVQDGAEALLVDLAGPATYVVDGDDLTRLASGWRLVALGGEAGGTHGWIGPAAE; encoded by the coding sequence GTGCACCACGACGACAGCGAGTCCCTCGTCCGGACCATCCCCGACCCCGGGTTCGCCGACGACACCGGGGCGGCCGACGAGCACCTCGCGGCCGTGCTGGCCGGTCACGCCTCGGGCGCGGCGTCGTCGGCCGAGGTGCTGGCGGTGCTCCAGGACGCACGCCTGCTGGTGCCGGTGGTGGCCGTGCTCGGCGAGGTGGAGGTCGACGAGCAGGGACTCGCGCACGACAAGTCCTCGGACATGGCGGCCGTCCTCGTGCGGGCGGCCGACGGCAGCACCGGCCTGCTCGCCTTCACCGCGACCGGGACGATGGCGCGGTGGGACCCGCAGGCCCGGCCGGTGCCGGTGAGCGCACGCACGGCCGCGACCGCGGCGGTGCAGGACGGCGCCGAGGCCCTGCTGGTCGACCTCGCCGGCCCCGCGACGTACGTCGTCGACGGCGACGACCTCACCCGGCTGGCCTCCGGCTGGCGGCTGGTCGCGCTGGGCGGGGAGGCCGGCGGCACCCACGGGTGGATTGGGCCCGCGGCGGAATGA
- the infC gene encoding translation initiation factor IF-3 has product MNERIRVPEVRLVGPNGETVGIVPTDQALKLAQEADLDLVEIAPQGRPPVCKLMDYGKFKYENAQKARESRRNQTNVIIKEMKLRPKIDKHDYETKKGHVVRFLGAGDKVKITIMFRGREQHRPELGFRLLQKLAEDVQELGFVESSPKQDGRNMTMVIGPHKKKADAKIDADAARASKAQERADRKAEEDAEREAAHAAGPVAQKKERRRSENLDPDIDI; this is encoded by the coding sequence ATCAACGAGCGGATCCGCGTACCCGAGGTCCGGCTCGTCGGACCCAACGGTGAGACCGTTGGGATCGTGCCGACCGACCAGGCACTCAAGCTGGCCCAGGAGGCCGACCTCGACCTCGTCGAGATCGCTCCGCAGGGACGCCCCCCTGTCTGCAAGCTCATGGACTACGGCAAGTTCAAGTACGAGAACGCCCAGAAGGCCCGCGAGTCCCGCCGGAACCAGACGAACGTGATCATCAAGGAGATGAAGCTTCGTCCCAAGATCGACAAGCACGACTACGAGACCAAGAAGGGTCACGTCGTGCGGTTCCTCGGTGCCGGCGACAAGGTCAAGATCACGATCATGTTCCGCGGTCGTGAGCAGCACCGTCCCGAGCTCGGCTTCCGCCTGCTGCAGAAGCTGGCCGAGGACGTCCAGGAGCTCGGCTTCGTCGAGTCCTCGCCGAAGCAGGACGGCCGCAACATGACCATGGTCATCGGCCCGCACAAGAAGAAGGCCGACGCCAAGATCGACGCCGACGCCGCCCGCGCCTCCAAGGCGCAGGAGCGTGCGGACCGCAAGGCCGAGGAGGACGCCGAGCGCGAGGCCGCCCACGCGGCCGGCCCGGTGGCCCAGAAGAAGGAGCGTCGCCGCTCCGAGAACCTGGACCCCGACATCGACATCTGA
- a CDS encoding large ribosomal subunit protein bL35, producing the protein MPKNKTHSGAKKRFKVTGSGKIQRLQAGRKSGAAFASAPTTGSRKKHRRNAGVVELEKADVARAKKMLGI; encoded by the coding sequence ATGCCGAAGAACAAGACCCACTCGGGCGCCAAGAAGCGCTTCAAGGTGACCGGCTCGGGCAAGATCCAGCGCCTGCAGGCCGGCCGCAAGTCCGGCGCTGCGTTCGCCTCGGCGCCCACCACGGGCAGCCGCAAGAAGCACCGCCGCAACGCCGGCGTCGTCGAGCTCGAGAAGGCCGACGTCGCCCGCGCCAAGAAGATGCTCGGCATCTGA
- the rplT gene encoding 50S ribosomal protein L20, which translates to MARVKRAVNAQKKRRTTLDRASGYRGQRSRLYRKAKEQVTHSLVYSYNDRRKNKGNFRKLWIQRINAAARANGMTYNRFIQGLGLAGIEVDRKILAELAVNDAPAFAALVEAAKAALPEDVNAPKVSA; encoded by the coding sequence ATGGCACGCGTCAAGCGCGCAGTGAACGCCCAGAAGAAGCGTCGTACCACCCTCGACCGCGCGAGCGGCTACCGCGGCCAGCGCTCGCGGCTCTACCGCAAGGCCAAGGAGCAGGTCACCCACTCGCTGGTCTACAGCTACAACGACCGCCGCAAGAACAAGGGCAACTTCCGCAAGCTCTGGATCCAGCGCATCAACGCTGCGGCCCGCGCCAACGGCATGACCTACAACCGCTTCATCCAGGGCCTCGGCCTGGCCGGCATCGAGGTCGACCGCAAGATCCTCGCCGAGCTCGCCGTCAACGACGCGCCGGCCTTCGCCGCGCTCGTCGAGGCCGCCAAGGCCGCGCTGCCCGAGGACGTCAACGCGCCCAAGGTCTCCGCCTGA
- a CDS encoding TrmH family RNA methyltransferase, which translates to MSTPLTVGNSRVKEARKLSRRSVRTERRLFLADGPKAVEGALSVAGCVVEVFATPSALEQHAELLADADVTLVDDRALASLSDSVSPAGVVAVCRPVDAPLAHVVAAAPRLLAICADVRDPGNAGTVIRTADAAGADGVVLAGQSVDAYNAKTVRATVGSLFHLPLAIDPDPAAAVRAAQERGLTVLAADGAGEVDLFDADLTGPTAWLFGNEAWGLPDELAALADHRVAIPILGRAESLNLSTAAAVCLYASARAQRV; encoded by the coding sequence ATGAGCACCCCTCTGACCGTCGGCAACAGCCGCGTCAAGGAGGCTCGCAAGTTGAGCCGCCGCTCGGTACGCACCGAGCGGCGGCTCTTCCTCGCTGACGGCCCGAAGGCCGTCGAGGGCGCGCTCTCCGTCGCCGGCTGCGTGGTCGAGGTCTTCGCCACGCCGTCGGCCCTCGAGCAGCACGCCGAGCTGCTGGCGGACGCCGACGTCACGCTCGTCGACGACCGGGCGCTGGCCTCGCTGTCGGACTCGGTGTCCCCGGCCGGCGTGGTCGCCGTGTGCCGTCCGGTCGACGCGCCGCTGGCGCACGTCGTGGCCGCGGCACCCCGGCTGCTCGCGATCTGCGCCGACGTCCGCGACCCCGGCAACGCCGGGACCGTGATCCGCACGGCCGACGCGGCCGGCGCTGACGGTGTCGTGCTGGCCGGGCAGTCGGTCGACGCCTACAACGCCAAGACCGTCCGCGCGACGGTCGGCAGCCTGTTCCACCTCCCGCTGGCGATCGACCCCGACCCGGCCGCCGCCGTGCGCGCCGCCCAGGAGCGCGGGCTCACCGTCCTGGCGGCCGACGGTGCGGGCGAGGTCGACCTGTTCGACGCCGACCTCACCGGACCCACGGCCTGGCTCTTCGGCAACGAGGCGTGGGGGCTGCCGGACGAGCTCGCCGCCCTGGCCGACCACCGGGTCGCGATCCCGATCCTGGGGCGGGCCGAGAGCCTCAACCTTTCCACGGCCGCTGCCGTGTGCCTCTACGCCAGCGCGCGGGCCCAGCGGGTCTGA
- a CDS encoding helix-turn-helix transcriptional regulator, whose amino-acid sequence MSLQTSSRLIALLGHLQARVTATGPELAGVLGVGERTVRKDVQRLRELGYPVESVRGAAGGYRFGEHGRLPPLLLEDDEAVAVAVGLGAVSAVSGIEEAGALALAKLQHVLPDRLWRRVRTLAESTDVGPAETATNAVAPPVDIGLLADLAAAVRDREGLRLFHRPTHDVEERLEADPYRLVSWQQRWYVVARVRPDGRWRALRVDRIEVRTPGAGRFASAPLEGGDYAAFVLRDVAFSGWNVHCRIAVDAPAAEVLRRINPTVGVVETVDEDHSVLVTGADSVEMVAVYIGLLGLDFHVDSPPALVDHVAALATRYARALPPD is encoded by the coding sequence ATGTCGCTGCAGACCTCGTCCCGGCTGATCGCCCTGCTCGGCCACCTCCAGGCCCGCGTCACCGCGACCGGCCCCGAGCTGGCGGGAGTGCTCGGGGTCGGCGAGCGCACGGTGCGCAAGGACGTCCAGCGGCTGCGCGAGCTCGGCTACCCGGTCGAGTCGGTGCGCGGCGCGGCCGGCGGCTACCGGTTCGGCGAGCACGGGCGGCTCCCTCCCCTGCTGCTCGAGGACGACGAGGCGGTCGCCGTCGCCGTCGGACTGGGCGCGGTGTCCGCGGTGAGCGGCATCGAGGAGGCCGGCGCGCTGGCGCTCGCCAAGCTCCAGCACGTGCTTCCCGACCGGTTGTGGCGCCGCGTGCGGACCCTCGCCGAGAGCACCGACGTCGGCCCGGCCGAGACCGCGACCAACGCCGTCGCCCCACCGGTGGACATCGGGCTGCTCGCCGACCTCGCGGCCGCCGTCCGCGACCGCGAGGGCCTGCGGCTCTTCCACCGTCCGACGCACGACGTCGAGGAGCGCCTCGAGGCCGACCCCTACCGCCTGGTGAGCTGGCAGCAGCGGTGGTACGTCGTCGCGCGGGTGCGGCCCGACGGCCGGTGGCGGGCCCTGCGGGTCGACCGGATCGAGGTGCGCACCCCGGGGGCGGGGCGGTTCGCGTCCGCACCGCTCGAGGGCGGCGACTACGCGGCCTTCGTGCTGCGCGACGTCGCGTTCTCGGGATGGAACGTGCACTGCCGGATCGCCGTCGACGCGCCTGCCGCGGAGGTGCTGCGGCGGATCAACCCCACCGTCGGGGTCGTCGAAACCGTGGACGAGGACCACAGCGTGCTCGTCACCGGCGCCGACAGCGTCGAGATGGTGGCGGTCTACATCGGGCTGCTCGGCCTCGACTTCCACGTCGACTCGCCACCGGCGCTGGTCGACCACGTGGCCGCCCTGGCGACGCGCTACGCCCGCGCGCTCCCGCCGGACTGA
- a CDS encoding epoxide hydrolase family protein yields the protein MSTHQTTSDLTFRPFTISVPQDAIDDLRARLARTRYAAEPTDTAGSDDWSAGAPVSYLREMGDHWRGDFDWRAQEERMNALPQLLTEIDGQTVHVVHVRSANEDATPLLLLHAYPGSFVDFLDLVPHLTADFHLVIPSIPGVGFSQPLTDGGWDSRRTARAWDRLMRGLGYDSYGAHGSDNGAVVARELAILAPEGFLGAHVLQLFSFPSGDPAEFEQMSPADHAALEFAGWFQTVNGYATMNASRPRTVAAALSDSPVGQLAYNELFESFGNGTSRVTRDQVLTQVSLYWFTNSSGGAVQTYRAEQAVEPRVNEGRIGVAVFADDFRSMRPFAERDNTRIVSWTEHPVGGHYAAMEVPAELAGAIGGFFG from the coding sequence ATGAGCACTCACCAGACCACCAGCGACCTGACCTTCCGCCCCTTCACGATCTCGGTCCCGCAGGACGCGATCGACGACCTGCGCGCCCGGCTCGCCCGCACCCGGTACGCCGCGGAGCCGACCGACACCGCCGGCTCCGACGACTGGTCCGCCGGAGCACCCGTCTCCTACCTTCGCGAGATGGGCGACCACTGGCGGGGCGACTTCGACTGGCGCGCGCAGGAGGAGCGGATGAACGCCCTCCCGCAGCTCCTCACCGAGATCGACGGCCAGACCGTCCACGTCGTGCACGTCCGCTCGGCCAACGAGGACGCCACCCCGCTGCTGCTGCTCCACGCCTACCCGGGCTCCTTCGTCGACTTCCTCGACCTGGTCCCGCACCTGACCGCCGACTTCCACCTCGTCATCCCGTCGATCCCCGGCGTGGGCTTCAGCCAGCCCCTGACCGACGGCGGCTGGGACTCGCGGCGGACCGCCCGCGCCTGGGACCGGCTCATGCGTGGCCTCGGCTACGACTCCTACGGCGCGCACGGGTCCGACAACGGGGCCGTGGTGGCACGCGAGCTGGCGATCCTGGCACCCGAGGGGTTCCTCGGCGCACACGTCCTGCAGCTGTTCTCCTTCCCGTCGGGGGACCCGGCGGAGTTCGAGCAGATGTCGCCCGCCGACCACGCCGCCCTGGAGTTCGCGGGCTGGTTCCAGACGGTCAACGGCTACGCCACGATGAACGCGTCCCGGCCGCGGACGGTCGCCGCCGCGCTCAGCGACTCGCCGGTGGGCCAGCTGGCCTACAACGAGCTGTTCGAGAGCTTCGGCAACGGCACGTCGCGCGTCACCCGCGACCAGGTGCTGACCCAGGTGAGCCTCTACTGGTTCACCAACAGCAGCGGAGGAGCCGTCCAGACCTACCGCGCGGAGCAGGCCGTCGAGCCGCGGGTCAACGAGGGACGGATCGGGGTCGCGGTGTTCGCCGACGACTTCCGCTCGATGCGGCCCTTCGCCGAGCGCGACAACACCCGGATCGTGTCGTGGACCGAGCACCCGGTCGGCGGCCACTACGCGGCCATGGAGGTGCCGGCAGAGCTCGCCGGGGCGATCGGTGGGTTCTTCGGCTGA
- a CDS encoding DUF4031 domain-containing protein: MILIDPPAVPRWDRLWSHLASDTSYDEAHAFAAAHGIPARGWDGDHYDVPAEFYDAMVEAGAVPVSSRDLVAALRAAGLRRPKPLRG, translated from the coding sequence ATGATCCTGATCGACCCGCCCGCCGTGCCGCGCTGGGACCGGCTGTGGTCGCACCTCGCCAGCGACACCTCCTACGACGAGGCGCACGCGTTCGCGGCCGCCCACGGCATCCCGGCGCGCGGGTGGGACGGCGACCACTACGACGTGCCCGCCGAGTTCTACGACGCGATGGTCGAGGCGGGTGCCGTCCCCGTGAGCTCCCGCGACCTGGTGGCCGCGCTGCGCGCCGCCGGGTTGCGGCGGCCGAAGCCGCTGCGAGGCTAG
- a CDS encoding sensor histidine kinase has protein sequence MAASSGRKVDSGTSRLHSLADFYPDGILGATREGVVTLLNAQAAALLGVHQQDALGMPLDDVLRLLDQDGRTWLAANRPFDSISIVRAVPEQSWLNASGEEVLTTATLIRDAPLGRVAGIAVGLRSGRGRALLDRERSDLVATVAHELRSPLTGVKGFVQALLNRWDKLNDDQRKLMLTTVNADADRLARLIAELLDVARIDTGRLQLYPRDCSAETLVQRVVGSIEAGTARSIVLEVEDDLPEVFADPDKFTQVVTNLIENAIRHGQGQVSVRLASSPALDGVRITVDDEGDGIPVELRRRVFTKFWTTGESGGSGLGMYIIGGLSRAHGGRVIIDDAPGGGARVMVDWPREDLRPE, from the coding sequence GTGGCGGCGAGCAGCGGGCGGAAGGTGGACAGCGGCACCAGCCGGCTGCACTCGCTCGCGGACTTCTACCCCGACGGCATCCTCGGCGCCACGCGCGAGGGCGTGGTGACGCTGCTCAACGCACAGGCGGCCGCGCTGCTCGGCGTCCACCAGCAGGACGCCCTCGGCATGCCGCTCGACGACGTGCTGCGCCTGCTCGACCAGGACGGCCGCACGTGGCTCGCGGCCAACCGTCCCTTCGACAGCATCTCGATCGTGCGGGCGGTGCCGGAGCAGTCCTGGCTCAACGCCTCGGGCGAGGAGGTGCTGACCACCGCGACGCTGATCCGCGACGCGCCGCTCGGCCGGGTCGCGGGCATCGCGGTCGGGCTGCGCAGCGGCCGGGGCCGGGCGCTGCTCGACCGCGAGCGCTCCGACCTGGTCGCGACGGTCGCCCACGAGCTCCGCTCGCCACTGACCGGCGTCAAGGGATTCGTGCAGGCGCTGCTCAACCGGTGGGACAAGCTCAACGACGACCAGCGCAAGCTGATGCTCACCACCGTCAACGCCGACGCCGACCGGCTGGCCCGGCTGATCGCCGAGCTGCTCGACGTCGCGCGCATCGACACCGGTCGGCTGCAGCTCTACCCCCGCGACTGCTCCGCCGAGACGCTGGTGCAGCGCGTCGTCGGCTCGATCGAGGCCGGGACCGCGCGGTCGATCGTCCTCGAGGTGGAGGACGACCTGCCCGAGGTCTTCGCCGACCCCGACAAGTTCACCCAGGTCGTCACCAACCTCATCGAGAACGCGATCCGGCACGGCCAGGGACAGGTCAGCGTGCGGCTGGCGTCGTCGCCGGCCCTCGACGGCGTGCGGATCACGGTGGACGACGAGGGCGACGGCATCCCGGTCGAGCTGCGGCGGCGCGTGTTCACGAAGTTCTGGACGACCGGGGAGTCCGGCGGCAGCGGCCTCGGGATGTACATCATCGGCGGTCTCTCGCGCGCCCACGGCGGCCGGGTGATCATCGACGACGCCCCCGGTGGCGGCGCCCGCGTGATGGTCGACTGGCCGCGCGAGGACCTCCGCCCGGAGTGA
- a CDS encoding response regulator transcription factor: MTTRRALVVEDERTINDALTQRLRAEGFEVEQAFDGPSAVELARAGRPDVVLVDVMLPGLDGLEVCRRIQSERPVPVLMLTARDDEADVLVGLGVGADDYLTKPFSMREVVARVSALLRRVERAADLARERPVALTVGGVVVDPGARRTTVAGEPVHLTPTEFDLLHCLAREAGQVLTRERLLREVWDWGDAWGTSSATRTVDSHVKALRSKVGADRIRTVHGVGYALEVLP; encoded by the coding sequence ATGACCACACGCCGCGCCCTCGTCGTCGAGGACGAGCGCACCATCAACGACGCGCTCACCCAGCGGCTCCGGGCCGAGGGCTTCGAGGTCGAGCAGGCCTTCGACGGCCCGTCGGCCGTCGAGCTGGCCCGCGCGGGACGACCCGACGTCGTCCTCGTCGACGTGATGCTGCCCGGCCTCGACGGCCTGGAGGTGTGCCGCCGGATCCAGTCCGAGCGGCCCGTGCCGGTGCTGATGCTGACCGCGCGCGACGACGAGGCCGACGTCCTGGTGGGGCTGGGGGTCGGGGCCGACGACTACCTGACCAAGCCGTTCTCGATGCGCGAGGTGGTCGCGCGCGTGTCCGCGCTGCTGCGACGGGTCGAGCGGGCCGCCGACCTCGCCCGCGAACGACCGGTCGCGCTGACCGTCGGCGGGGTGGTCGTCGACCCCGGCGCGCGTCGTACGACGGTGGCGGGCGAGCCGGTCCACCTGACGCCCACGGAGTTCGACCTGCTGCACTGCCTCGCCCGCGAGGCCGGCCAGGTGCTCACCCGCGAGCGCCTGCTGCGCGAGGTCTGGGACTGGGGCGACGCGTGGGGCACGTCCAGCGCCACCCGGACCGTCGACAGCCACGTCAAGGCGCTGCGCAGCAAGGTCGGTGCCGACCGGATCCGCACCGTCCACGGGGTCGGGTACGCCCTCGAGGTGCTGCCGTGA